Part of the Lentisphaera araneosa HTCC2155 genome, AGTGTGGGAGTTCGTCACCTAGGCTTGCCACCCAATAAAACACAACAGTCACTTATCGAGAGAATGCGTCAGGAACGTGAAGTTGAATCTCAAAAATATCTCATTAAAGGTGAAACCGAAGCTCAAAAAATTATTAGTGAAGGTAAGGCAGAAGGACGTAAAATTCGCGACACGGCCTTAGCAGAGGCTGAACGTATTCGTGCAGAAGGCGAGATGGAAGCCGCAATGTATTATGAAGTTTTCAATCAAGCACCTGAGCTCGCCAGTTTCTTGTTAAAACTAGAAGCCTTAAAATCGGCCTTAGCCGATGGCAAAACTGCCTTGATTCTCGATGTTAACACCAAGCCATTTGATCTTCTCAATGATGGCGCGATTAATGTCTTAGGCGAAGGAGCTCGCTAATGGCTCACGATCACCATCATCATGAACATGGTGAAAGTTGTGATCATCACGATCATCACCATCATGAACCTGTCGTAGAGCAGCAAACTGGCGAAGCGGAAAAGGCTGTTGGTAAAGCTTTGACTTTTATCTTTACAGCAATGCGTTTCTTCATGTTAGTCCTCTTGTTTTTTGTGGTTCGCAGTGGTTACTTTACTGTCGAATCGGGTCAACAAGTTATTACCTTTAAGTTTAAAGAGATCATGCTTCACGATGGTGAGGGTTTTATTAAGGACGAAGGATCAGTTCATTTAATTCTGCCGAAACCTTTTGGTGAAGTTCTTAAATTCTCTTCGGCTCACACCCCACAACTGGTGAGTAGTTCGAGCTTTTGGCCGAGCGGTGTTGGGCAAGCTCTTGGGGCTTCTGCGCAAGCAGGCGATTCTACAGCTGACTTAATGATGGGTGATGATGGCTACGTCCTAACTGGAGATCAGTACCTTTATCATGTGAAGGGCCATTTGACTTATCGTGTTGTCAATCCAGTACGTTATTACAAAAGTTTTTACTCCACAAAATTGGATGAAGAAGAAGGTGATAAACGAGCCCAAGATGTTTTAAGGAATATCGTTGACCGTACACTTACTTTTCAGAGTTCTAAATGGAGTGTGGATAAAGCACATTACGTCAGCCAAAATGAGTTCATGCAGATTTGCTTAGATTCCATTCGCAAAGAAGTTAGCACTTTGAACTTAGGCATTGAATGCGACCGTTTCGATATCAAACCAGAAGATAGAAAACCAATTGCGCAACTAAGTGGTAGCTTTGCTGGGGTTTCCCGTTCTATTACTTCGGCAAATAAGGCAGTCTCTAAAGCTCAAGAAGAAAAAGAAATAATCATTTCACAAGCACGTCAAGATGCTTACTCGAGTGAGAAGGATGCAGAAGTTTTTAAGAGTCGTCTGATTTCCCAGCTCAAAAATAGAAGTGAGAAATTCTCCGCATTTCTCAGTGTCTACGATAAAAAGAGCCCTGAGAAATCGCTTCTGCCGCTCTACATGACTTCATTATCACAATCTCTGCAAAAAGTTGAGAACAAGTTTATTATTTCTGGTACAGACAACCCCAATAACCAAATTCGGATCAAGTTATCTCCGTTTGCAGATGAAGAAAAACAGGAGGGCAAGTAATGATCCCACAAAAAAACACAGCGCTTTTTCGTGAGAAATACGATCATGACCATGTGCATGGATCGGATTGTTGTGACGATGGTCATTCCCATGCTCATGTGAGTGGTCCAGTGGTCATGCTCGGTGGAGCTTTGTTAGTGAGCTCTTATATCGCCGATTCAATTTTTGGCGAAGGTTCTTTCCATGGTCAACTTACGGCTTTAGTGGCGGCATTATTATTAGGTATCCCCATTGTGAAATCGGCTATACAGGACGTGATTAAGGGCAATTACTTCATGAATGAATTGGTGGCGCTCGCACTTCTTGCTGCTTTCATTGGTGAAGACTTTCGAACAGCCGCGGCCGTCGCCTTTTTTATGCTCATTGCGATTGCGATTGAACATAGAACGGCTGCAGGTGCGCACGAGTCTATCGAAGAAATCATTCGCTTGACCCCGCGAAAAGCAAAAAGATTAAAAGCAGATGGTTCTGAAGAAGAAGTCGATGCTTTAGAGCTTGCTTTAGGCGACAAGATTGTTGTACGACCAGGTGATGCGTTCCCTGCTGACGGTGAGTTAGTCAAAGGTTCCACAAGTGTCAACCAAGCTTCAATTACGGGCGAATCACTTCCTGTAGACTGTGAAGTTGGAGCAGAAATTTTTGCGGGCACTCAAAATTTGAGTGGCCTAGTACAAGTAAAAGTTACACGTATCGGTAGTGATACGACTTTGGGTAAAGTTCGCAACTTGATTGAGCAAGCCGAGAACGCCAAGCTTCCAGTCATGCGTATGATTGACCGCTATACGGCATACTACCTTCCCACAGTGATGATGATTGCAGCAGCGGTTTACTTCTTTAGTGGGTTTGATATGGATCGTGTTGTGGCGACTTTAGTTGTGGCTTGTCCTTGTGCTTTAGTTGTAGCTACACCATCGGCTTTAGTTGCGTCGGTAGCATCCTGTGCGCGCTTGGGCCTTCTCATTAAAGATGTGAGTGTTCTCGAATTAGCGGCAAAAGTAAATTCAGTTGTTTTTGATAAAACCGGCACACTCACTAAAGGTGATTTAGCCGTTGTGAAGCTCAAACCTGCAGAAGGAACTGAACCAGCAGACTTACTCAAAGCGGCAGTTATTGCCGAAAGTTCTTCCAATCACCCTGCGGCTCGCGCAGTTATTAAATTAGCTGGAGAAGCAGGTGTTACGGCTCCTGCAGATGTGGAATGCCAGGAAGTCCCCGGCCGAGGTGTCGAAGCGGTTTATGGTGGGAAAACTATTAGAGTTGGTCGTAGAAGTTGGCTCGAAGAGTGTGATGTAGATTGTAGTCCGATTGAAGTTAATCCTGAAGAAACAAAAGGCAGAAGTGTTGTGTATGTTGCTGAGGGAGCTAAAGTTCTTGGCTGGATAGGACTTAGCGACACTATTCGTGAGCAAGCACCAATTGCGATTAGCTCTTTGAATAAGCTTGGTGTAAATGATTTAAATATGGTGACGGGTGATAGTGATTCTGTGGCTGTGAAAGTGGCCAAAGAAGTTGCGGTGAATCAAGTGAGTTCAGAATGCCTGCCGCATGAAAAAGTAGAATATGTAGAACGACTCAAATCTGAAGGTAAAATCGTTACAGTAGTTGGTGATGGTGTAAATGATGCGCCAGCCTTGGCCGCGGGTCATGTAAGTATTGCCATGGGTGTTTCGGGTGCCGATATTGCCGTGAATAGTGCTTCTGTAGCACTCATGAATAACGATTTACGCCGCGTGCCTTTCTTTATTAAATTGGCGAAAACGAACCAAGCGGTGATGATGCAGAACTTATTTGTCGGTCTTATCTCGATTGTGGGTGGCTTAGTCTTGTCAACACTGGGGATACTCGATGGTGTCAATGCAGCTTTCCTTCATACAATCTCGACTTTGATCATTATTGCGAACTCCGCAAGATTAGTTCGTCAGGGTGAAGATATTGAAGCAAGTGAAACGGCAGAGGTCAGCTAATGAGCGAAACAGTTGTTGAAGTCAGTAACTTAAATAAAGTTTTTAAAGACTTTTGGGGTCGCCCCAAAGCAAAAGCCGTCAATGGCTTAAATTTTGAGATCAAGAAAGGTCAAGTTTTCGGCTTGCTTGGTCCTAATGGATCGGGGAAATCAACAACGATCAAAATGCTTTTAGGCTTACTTTTTCCTTCTGTGGGTAAAGTTAAAATTTTTGGTGAGAAACCAAGTAATTTAGATGTCAAAAAACGCATTGGTTATTTACCTGAAGAAACCACCCTCTACCGTTACTTGAATCCTGAAGAGATTTTGGATTTTTATGCGTCTCTTTTTAAAATTCCGAAGGCCGATCGTAAAAAGCGCGTGGATCAACTCATTGAAATGGTGGGCTTGACTCATGCGCGTAAACGTCCAGTAGGAGAGTTCTCTAAAGGTATGGCGCGTCGCATTGGCTTAGCTCAAGCCTTAATTAACGACCCTGACCTCATTATTTTAGATGAACCAACTTCCGGTCTTGATCCCGTGGGTTGTCGAGAAGTAAAGGACTTAATTCGCCTCTTGGCAAAACGAGGAAAAACAGTGATTTTAAGTAGTCACTTGTTGGCGGATGTGGAAGATATCGTAGATAATGTCGTGGTCATGTATGGTGGGCACGTTCGCTCGAGCGGACGTTTAGAATCATTGTTGCAAGAGACAGATAAGCATACTCTAACTTTTGAAACGAAAGACGATGAGCTTTTAGCTAAGATTCGAAAATTTGTCACAAAAGAACTTGGTGATGATGTGGATCTCGAGCACCCCAAGAGGTCACTTGAAGATATGTTCTTACAGGTGATTACTGAAGCCAAAGAAGATAGTATCACAACTTCTGGTGCAGATTATAGCGGTAAAGTCGCTGCCTATCTCCAAGAAGATGGGGAGCACGCTAATTCAGATGTTCTTGATAAGTTAACTCAAGCTGAGGTGATGGAAGAAGTTCCCGTACAAGAAGAGCCTGCTGAAGTCAAAAAAGAAATCTTGCAGGAAGTCATGCAGGATGAAGCAGTGGCTGAAGAGGAAACAGAAGAAGTCATAGAAGCCAAGAAGGAAGAGCAAAAAGAAGAGATTAACGATAAGTTATCAAACCTTCTTTAAGAGCACAAAATAAAGTTTCTTTGTGTTCTTAGATCGAGCTTTTCTAAGTAGCGTTTTATTTTTCCGCGGATCCCTCGATTTCCAACATAAGAAAGTATAAATTCATTTTGGAATTTTTGCGTATCCTGAAAATCATAGATGGGGACTCCATTTATTTCGCGGTCAATTAACTTCTTTGAGACATCAATATAAGCTTTGATTGTGATCCCGTACTTAAGTAATTCATCAGAGCGTTTGCGACTTTTGTTTCCTGCACCCCAAATCACCACTTCGTCAATATTATTTTTTTGTAGCTCCTGAGCTAAATAATAAGCTTTGCATGCGTAAAAATTCTCTGGGTCATAAAGTAGAGAACTACGCGTGAGACGTGAGGAGGAGTCATTCCAAGTTATGAGTTTGTGCGGGAGTTTTTCAATTTTGGCTCCGCTCGATAAAGCTTTGAGCCAGTAATCATAATCTTCTGGGAAACTGTTGTGTTGGTATGTTCCGATGGATTCATAAAGTTCTCGTCGAATCATGGTGCTTGGGTTGACCAGTGGCATTTCTATGAAGCGATTTTCTAAAATTTCCTCATAAGTGAGGAGAGTGTTGTTCCAGTCCACAAAGTGTTGGAATCCCTCTGCCTTATCTAAGCATGAATTAAATTCTACTTGACTGGCTGATACCTGTAAGTTGGAGTCGTTGGTCAAATGTTGATGTTGCAATTTAAACCTATCGGGATGAGCAAAATCATCCGCATCCATTCTAGCAATATATTCACCGACGGCATGCTGCATGGCGAAGCTATGAGCTCGAGCGACGCCTTGGTTCTTTTGCTGTATTAACTTGATTCTCTTATCATTGGCGAAGGATTTGGCAATTATTTCACTTTCATCTGTTGAGCCATCGTTGCAAAGAATGAGTTCGAAATTTTCATAATTCTGATTGATTAGACTTTCAATAGCAGTTTTTAACGTCGCTTCAGCATTGAAATAGGGTAGGATTACAGAGATCATCAGATAGATTTAATAAAGTTTGATAATGAGCCAGTCTAGCTTATGCTAATAGGGATAGAGATAAATAGATCATACTTTAATAAAATTATAAGGTCGTAAATGGATTTACTTTTGCTGTTACAAATCTTTGTATGCTTCAGCCTGACGGGCTTGATATGGCTCATTCAGATTGTGCACTATCCGAGCTTTAAATATGTAAGTGAGTCTCATTTTGCTGAGTTCGCAAAGTTTCACGCGGATCGTATATCATTTATTGTGGTCCCATTAATGATAGTTGACCTTGGGACATCTCTTTTCTTGATGGGGAAATACGGGGTCCTAAATGCTCTGTTGGCCATTTTGATTTGGCTTTCGACTGCCATTTGGAGCGTTCCTTGTCATGCTCGACTGCAAAAGCACGGAAAAGATGAAAAATGTATTCAGCGCTTGGTGCTTAGTAATTGGCCTCGGACCATTTTATGGTCAGCAAGATCAATTATGTGGATGTTTGTTCTGCTTAAACTTTAACTTGCTTTGAGAAGCCCCTTTGTTTTAGGGGCCTCTTCACTTCTAACTGAAGAAAGGATCAAAGCATCGAACTCCTGACTTGTGATGTAAGGGATGTTCTGGACAATCGCTAAAAGCAACTGCGACTCGCTAGAGAGTTCGCTTGGGGGCTTATCTTTTACTTTCAAGAATAGCTTTTGTAAATTGATAATGAATTGTTGCTTAACTGTATTTTTAGCTTTGATAGCTTTTTGGTATTCGTTTTGTAAATTAACCATTGTATGTCTCTTAAATTTATATTGATTTTTGGGCAAAAAAAAGCCCCGCAGATTTTTCTGCGGGGCTTCGGAAAGTGTATGTGGATAAATCTATCTATTGAAATCCTTTTGCACATGTCCATAGCCCCGCGGTCGTATAATGCTTAGGCATTACGACTGTGGTGTTCCAGCGATATGTTGTGCAAAGTGCGTTCATGATTTGTATCCAAAATTTTTATTTGTCCTTTACAATTAGGATGATTTGGTTTTTTTCAAGTCGCATTAGTGAATATTTTTTTTTGGGATAAAAAAACTGTCGCCCTGCTGGGAGTGTCAATAGGAGGGAGGGGAGGGTGCAGAACGACAGTTAAATGATGAGAAGCTCTCCTTCTCTGCACATAGTATATGGCTAGAAAAAGTAGATAAAAAGTTTTAGATGTGAGTCTTTGTGAAGCTGTTGTTCATTATGTACACCTAACCTCCAAAATTAATATTTAAGTTGTATTTAAAAGAAGTGCTGAAAAAATCATTTTCTTCGACTGAATTAGGTTTCAAGCGAGCTATATTGAGAAAAATTTTAAAGGATATTTTATGGCTGAAATAGCTCAAATTACACTTGATGGCCCTGCCGCATCTGGTAAAAGCTCTGCAGCAAAAGGGCTTGCAAAAGAACTTAATGCGTATTTTGTAAATACGGGCGATATGTATCGCGCTTTAACTTCCGTGGTTATCGCTAAAGGGATTGACCCCGAAACTCAGGCGGATGCCGTCGAAGCAATCCTTCCAGAGCAAGATATTCGTTACGTTTCTGGTGAAGGGTTAGATCTATTGTTACATATCAATGGGGAATTAGCTGAGGCCTCGCAGGTACGTTCGCCGGAAGTTGCGGCAAAAGTTAGTCTTGTGGCAAAGATCCCTGCTGTTCGAAAATGGTTAGTGAAACGCCAACGTGAAGCAGCTGAATTAGGCTTGATCGTTATGGAAGGGAGAGATATCGGAACAGTGGTTTTTCCCGAAGCAAAATTCAAATTTTATGTGAGTGCATCACCCATGGTAAGAGCCCAAAGACGCTTGGCTCAAGAGGGAGAAGTTTCTGAAGGAGCTACAGTTGAAAAAGTAGCTGCGGAGATCGCAAAGAGAGATGAAATGGATATGAATCGTGCTGTTTCACCTTTAAAGCCTGCCGAAGATGCGGTGATGGTTGATACTTCTGATCTTAGTTTAGAAGCAGTGATTGCGATGATGGCAGAACGAGTAAAAAAAGGCTTAGCAGAAGGTTAATCAAATGGTTGAGGCAGAAATTTCTTATCGAGTACCCTATGCAGACACAGATCAAATGGGTGTGGTTTACTACGCTAATTTTTTCGTTTATTTTGAACGTGTTCGCAATGAACTTTTAAGAAATATGGGACTGCCTTATACGACTTTAGAAGCCGATGGTTTAATGTTGCCAGTAGCATCTGCAAATTGTGACTATAAAATCCCTGCGAAATACGATGATATGTTGCTTATTAAAGCGAGTATTTCAGAAATGAAAGGTTGCCGCATGCTTGTGAAAAACGAAGTTTTCAATCAAAACGGCGACTTATTAGTAGTAGGCGGAACGACGCATTGTTTTGTGAGTGCAGAAACGCGAAGACCAGTAAAGATTCCAGAGAATGTAATGACTTTGTTCAATGATTATAAGGAGAGTAAATAATGGCCGATTATCAAAAAGCCCTTGAGCTAATTTTAGAAAAAAACCAACTTGATCCCGATAAAAAAATAATTGATGGAAATGAAGTCGGTGCGAATGTGCTTTACTCTAAATGCATGGGAGAATGGCAAGAGCGCCTTTATCCAGAAGTTGACGAAACTATTAAGCTAGCAGCAAGAGCACAGCATATTTGCCGTTGGGAATTGAAGCGCAATGATTTTCCAGAAGGTAAAGCGGGATACTTTAAATGGCGTACCACATTAGCTAAACTTCACGCTAAAATCCTTTCTGAAATCATGGAAGAATGTGGATACTCAAGTGAAGAAATTGTACGTGCAAGTGAAGCGTGCCAAAAGAAAAACTTTAAGAATAATAGCGATAGCCAATGTGTCGAAGATTGTGCCTGCATGGTTTTTCTCAATTATTACTTTGATGACTTTATTGCTAAACACAGCGATGAAAAACTAGTAGATATCGTACAAAAAACTTGGGGAAAAATGAGCGAAAAAGCTCATGAAGCAGCTTTGAAACTCGATCTTTCAGAAAAAGCTTTGTCGATTGTGAAAACGGCTTTAGGGGCCTAAATGGCACGAAAAAAGCGAGTTAAAGGCAACGCCAAAGCCAAAGAGAAATTCATGCAGATTTTTGCTGAGGTTCGCTGGAAGCATCGCTTTGATGCGGAACCCGCATGTCAACATTTTGAAGAATGCGGTGGTTGTAGTTTGCAGCAACATTCTTATGAGCAACAATTAGAAATAAAAAAACAGGCCTTAGAGCGCTTAGTGAGAGAAACTCCAGGTATGTCTTCTCTGGCGAAATTAGAAGTAGAGGCGGTTGCGTCTGCGCGGGATTATAAATATCGCCAGCGCATGGATTTTATTGTGACTCCAGAAGGTTCTGGGCAACGTCGTTGTGATGGTCAAAAAGGCATTGTCGAACTCAATGAATGTTCATTAGTTGAAGACGAAAATTATGCGATCTACGCAAAGACCTTGGGATTAAGTCGCGAAGTTGGCTTGGAAGCCTATGATCAAAATAAGTATTACGGCTGCCTTCGCTATATTATCATTCGTCGAACGAGGTCAGGTCAACAATTAGTATCTCTTTTGACCACTTCTTCTGCAGATGAAGCTAAACTCGAACAGATAGCACAAAAGCTTCTAGATGAAGGAGTGCAGTCAGTTTATTGGAATGTAAACGATAATCGCCTTGACGATAGCTTGGGTGAATGTCGCAAGTTTTGGGGACAAGAGTTCATTACGGAAAACCTCTTAGGACGCGACTTTATTTTAGGTCCGCTCACTTTCTTTCAGGCTAATCATGATGTGGCTTCCGCAGCTTATACCTCAGTTCGTAATTTTATTAAAGAATGTCAGCCAAAAAAAATCCACGATCTTTATTCAGGAACCTGTACAATGCCAGTGATTTTTGGCGACTTGGTGGACTCAGTTACAGCGGTTGAAAACTTTCCTGAAAACGTTCGCATGGCGGAAAAAAACCTTAAGGCCAATGGTATAGAGAATGTCAAATTTATTGAGCAGGATGTGGCGGAATTTCTCAAGCAAAGTGATTTAGAGATGGAGTTCTCTGTGCTCAATCCTCCTCGCAAGGGAATGCACGAACAGGCTCTTCGTAGAATATTAGAATTAGCTCCGGATAATTTGGCCTACCTCTCCTGTAGTCCACGCTCATTATTAGAAGACTTAGGGATTCTGTTTCGTGAGTATAAGCCGCTTAAAATTCAGTTGTTTGATATGTTTCCTCAAACGGAACATTTCGAAACTTTAGTTCTCTTGACAAAAAAGGGTCGTTGATTTTTGTGATTTAAGTCACTAATTTGCGGGAGGAAAAAAATGGAAATGTGTCAATGAGTGTAGCAGTAGTCGTCGAAAGTCCAGAAGAAGTTAAGCCACTAATTGCCTGGGCTTATCAGATGGCTTACGCCGAGAGTCATGACCTGTATATCTTTGTGATTCGCAAAGTGAGGCAAGATGAGACTAAAGTAGAAC contains:
- a CDS encoding heavy metal translocating P-type ATPase produces the protein MIPQKNTALFREKYDHDHVHGSDCCDDGHSHAHVSGPVVMLGGALLVSSYIADSIFGEGSFHGQLTALVAALLLGIPIVKSAIQDVIKGNYFMNELVALALLAAFIGEDFRTAAAVAFFMLIAIAIEHRTAAGAHESIEEIIRLTPRKAKRLKADGSEEEVDALELALGDKIVVRPGDAFPADGELVKGSTSVNQASITGESLPVDCEVGAEIFAGTQNLSGLVQVKVTRIGSDTTLGKVRNLIEQAENAKLPVMRMIDRYTAYYLPTVMMIAAAVYFFSGFDMDRVVATLVVACPCALVVATPSALVASVASCARLGLLIKDVSVLELAAKVNSVVFDKTGTLTKGDLAVVKLKPAEGTEPADLLKAAVIAESSSNHPAARAVIKLAGEAGVTAPADVECQEVPGRGVEAVYGGKTIRVGRRSWLEECDVDCSPIEVNPEETKGRSVVYVAEGAKVLGWIGLSDTIREQAPIAISSLNKLGVNDLNMVTGDSDSVAVKVAKEVAVNQVSSECLPHEKVEYVERLKSEGKIVTVVGDGVNDAPALAAGHVSIAMGVSGADIAVNSASVALMNNDLRRVPFFIKLAKTNQAVMMQNLFVGLISIVGGLVLSTLGILDGVNAAFLHTISTLIIIANSARLVRQGEDIEASETAEVS
- a CDS encoding ABC transporter ATP-binding protein, which encodes MSETVVEVSNLNKVFKDFWGRPKAKAVNGLNFEIKKGQVFGLLGPNGSGKSTTIKMLLGLLFPSVGKVKIFGEKPSNLDVKKRIGYLPEETTLYRYLNPEEILDFYASLFKIPKADRKKRVDQLIEMVGLTHARKRPVGEFSKGMARRIGLAQALINDPDLIILDEPTSGLDPVGCREVKDLIRLLAKRGKTVILSSHLLADVEDIVDNVVVMYGGHVRSSGRLESLLQETDKHTLTFETKDDELLAKIRKFVTKELGDDVDLEHPKRSLEDMFLQVITEAKEDSITTSGADYSGKVAAYLQEDGEHANSDVLDKLTQAEVMEEVPVQEEPAEVKKEILQEVMQDEAVAEEETEEVIEAKKEEQKEEINDKLSNLL
- a CDS encoding glycosyltransferase, with translation MISVILPYFNAEATLKTAIESLINQNYENFELILCNDGSTDESEIIAKSFANDKRIKLIQQKNQGVARAHSFAMQHAVGEYIARMDADDFAHPDRFKLQHQHLTNDSNLQVSASQVEFNSCLDKAEGFQHFVDWNNTLLTYEEILENRFIEMPLVNPSTMIRRELYESIGTYQHNSFPEDYDYWLKALSSGAKIEKLPHKLITWNDSSSRLTRSSLLYDPENFYACKAYYLAQELQKNNIDEVVIWGAGNKSRKRSDELLKYGITIKAYIDVSKKLIDREINGVPIYDFQDTQKFQNEFILSYVGNRGIRGKIKRYLEKLDLRTQRNFILCS
- the cmk gene encoding (d)CMP kinase: MAEIAQITLDGPAASGKSSAAKGLAKELNAYFVNTGDMYRALTSVVIAKGIDPETQADAVEAILPEQDIRYVSGEGLDLLLHINGELAEASQVRSPEVAAKVSLVAKIPAVRKWLVKRQREAAELGLIVMEGRDIGTVVFPEAKFKFYVSASPMVRAQRRLAQEGEVSEGATVEKVAAEIAKRDEMDMNRAVSPLKPAEDAVMVDTSDLSLEAVIAMMAERVKKGLAEG
- a CDS encoding acyl-CoA thioesterase; this translates as MVEAEISYRVPYADTDQMGVVYYANFFVYFERVRNELLRNMGLPYTTLEADGLMLPVASANCDYKIPAKYDDMLLIKASISEMKGCRMLVKNEVFNQNGDLLVVGGTTHCFVSAETRRPVKIPENVMTLFNDYKESK
- a CDS encoding DUF4202 domain-containing protein codes for the protein MADYQKALELILEKNQLDPDKKIIDGNEVGANVLYSKCMGEWQERLYPEVDETIKLAARAQHICRWELKRNDFPEGKAGYFKWRTTLAKLHAKILSEIMEECGYSSEEIVRASEACQKKNFKNNSDSQCVEDCACMVFLNYYFDDFIAKHSDEKLVDIVQKTWGKMSEKAHEAALKLDLSEKALSIVKTALGA
- the rlmD gene encoding 23S rRNA (uracil(1939)-C(5))-methyltransferase RlmD, with translation MARKKRVKGNAKAKEKFMQIFAEVRWKHRFDAEPACQHFEECGGCSLQQHSYEQQLEIKKQALERLVRETPGMSSLAKLEVEAVASARDYKYRQRMDFIVTPEGSGQRRCDGQKGIVELNECSLVEDENYAIYAKTLGLSREVGLEAYDQNKYYGCLRYIIIRRTRSGQQLVSLLTTSSADEAKLEQIAQKLLDEGVQSVYWNVNDNRLDDSLGECRKFWGQEFITENLLGRDFILGPLTFFQANHDVASAAYTSVRNFIKECQPKKIHDLYSGTCTMPVIFGDLVDSVTAVENFPENVRMAEKNLKANGIENVKFIEQDVAEFLKQSDLEMEFSVLNPPRKGMHEQALRRILELAPDNLAYLSCSPRSLLEDLGILFREYKPLKIQLFDMFPQTEHFETLVLLTKKGR